The Sorangiineae bacterium MSr11367 genome window below encodes:
- a CDS encoding sigma-70 family RNA polymerase sigma factor, whose protein sequence is MALTIEASVIGRAVAGERAAIDALIRALVPHLEHLVRRYRLADDERMDLAQTALLQIVHRLEAFPARESFLGWVFRITVNEARRMMRHKRRARAYFVTGFDLDELDALVVSHDPGTNAGGNLDEAERNAWIRSALGKLPEPDRGVFLAYHVLDFHLNEVAKEFALTRDTVRIRLGHGRRWLCALLLNGTSDLSRLRYSAAACGSPWWGAGALRA, encoded by the coding sequence ATGGCACTCACAATCGAGGCGTCCGTCATCGGGCGCGCGGTCGCTGGTGAGCGAGCGGCGATCGATGCTCTCATTCGCGCGCTCGTCCCGCACCTGGAGCACTTGGTTCGCCGCTATCGTTTGGCGGACGATGAGCGTATGGATCTGGCGCAGACGGCACTATTGCAAATCGTCCATCGTCTCGAGGCGTTCCCTGCTCGTGAGAGTTTCTTGGGCTGGGTCTTTCGCATCACGGTCAACGAGGCGAGGCGGATGATGCGTCACAAGCGACGTGCACGCGCCTACTTCGTGACGGGATTCGATCTCGACGAATTGGACGCGCTCGTGGTGTCTCACGACCCAGGGACGAATGCGGGTGGCAATCTGGATGAAGCCGAGCGCAATGCCTGGATCCGTAGCGCACTTGGCAAGTTGCCCGAGCCAGATCGCGGGGTTTTCCTCGCATATCATGTTCTGGATTTTCATTTAAACGAGGTCGCCAAGGAATTCGCGCTTACTCGCGATACTGTTCGCATTCGTTTGGGGCACGGGCGCCGCTGGTTGTGCGCGTTGCTCCTGAACGGCACCTCAGACCTCTCTCGTTTGAGGTATTCCGCTGCTGCTTGCGGGTCCCCATGGTGGGGAGCTGGCGCGTTGCGTGCATAA
- a CDS encoding DUF2806 domain-containing protein: MDPDAINKAVAAAGKPLEKLVDVVSAGMGHVTRPFLVVINAYADGKANLIRQAYAHRMERLQAQHSAQLAELQEPKAPALRPKPEEPLDIDVVFEEAEPSELLAARFMETEQQGRRRANLITIAAEAADNLPPHVSDEPVDPDWIERFFANAKDVSREDLQRLWGKLLAAEVAQPSRVPLRTLDTLRNLTVNEAKLLHKAASFLAVGYVYVIVGPDAPDDARLSGAELATLQDAGIFESPSRPLWMDPLKSSDIDFNAAEKRFGDRYLLHPGAEKQAYQQSVLVYRTGHKLIIQWANSGIIPPNFFLVRPSAMPLFDIIANTTSLTYLRYLVTSINKHEFYQAWIQEPSNWEGERLGKETAPPAPEGTPDS, encoded by the coding sequence ATGGATCCAGATGCCATCAACAAAGCAGTGGCCGCCGCGGGCAAGCCGCTCGAAAAACTGGTGGACGTCGTGAGCGCAGGCATGGGCCACGTCACCCGCCCGTTTCTCGTTGTGATCAACGCGTACGCCGATGGGAAGGCGAACTTGATTCGCCAGGCCTACGCCCACCGAATGGAGAGATTGCAGGCGCAACACAGCGCCCAACTCGCCGAGTTGCAAGAACCCAAGGCACCCGCGCTACGGCCAAAACCCGAAGAGCCTCTCGACATTGACGTTGTGTTCGAGGAGGCCGAACCCTCGGAGCTCCTTGCGGCACGCTTCATGGAGACGGAGCAGCAGGGTCGCCGGCGTGCAAATCTGATAACGATTGCGGCGGAAGCGGCCGACAATCTCCCGCCCCACGTATCCGACGAGCCGGTGGACCCGGATTGGATTGAACGATTCTTTGCGAACGCGAAGGATGTCTCCCGCGAGGACCTCCAGCGGCTTTGGGGAAAGCTGCTTGCCGCGGAGGTGGCCCAACCCTCACGTGTACCCTTACGGACTCTCGACACGCTTCGGAACCTAACCGTCAACGAAGCAAAGCTTCTTCACAAAGCTGCCTCTTTTCTCGCGGTCGGTTATGTCTATGTCATCGTTGGCCCGGATGCCCCGGATGACGCAAGGCTCTCGGGCGCCGAACTTGCGACATTGCAGGACGCGGGAATCTTCGAATCTCCTTCCCGCCCTCTCTGGATGGATCCGCTGAAAAGTTCTGATATCGATTTCAATGCGGCGGAGAAACGGTTTGGCGATCGGTACCTCTTGCATCCTGGTGCCGAAAAGCAGGCCTATCAGCAGTCCGTTCTTGTCTACCGCACCGGGCACAAGCTTATTATCCAGTGGGCAAATAGCGGAATAATACCACCCAACTTTTTCCTCGTTCGCCCAAGTGCAATGCCCCTATTTGACATAATTGCCAACACGACCAGCCTGACCTACCTGCGCTACCTGGTAACAAGCATCAATAAGCACGAATTCTATCAAGCATGGATTCAGGAACCTTCCAATTGGGAAGGTGAGAGATTGGGGAAGGAGACTGCGCCGCCAGCGCCCGAGGGCACACCAGATTCTTGA
- a CDS encoding SOS response-associated peptidase, whose amino-acid sequence MCGRGNVDYSTEKIRETFAHLDDLAIGYDLSAPRLNLAPTDSVPVVRRQDQRLRLDGMRWGRDKGAGRGPVIWVRSETAARGALASRQRGLIVFGACYEWKGPKGTKRTAYALRARQGELFALAALCDRAVTSDGGVVESCTMLTQPALGAFAPIHDRMPILVGAAHFGVWVDGNARTADLLEVLRREQQGMAEALEARIEDPVEYARDHGMSRTTTPARKRASKADDSGQGSLF is encoded by the coding sequence ATGTGTGGCCGCGGGAACGTCGATTACAGCACGGAGAAAATTCGGGAGACCTTCGCGCACCTGGACGATCTGGCGATCGGCTACGATCTTTCGGCGCCAAGGCTCAATCTTGCGCCCACGGACTCGGTTCCCGTCGTCCGTCGCCAGGATCAGCGCCTTCGCCTCGACGGCATGCGGTGGGGGCGCGATAAAGGCGCGGGCCGGGGTCCGGTGATCTGGGTGCGGTCCGAGACCGCCGCGCGCGGGGCGCTCGCGTCGAGGCAGCGCGGGCTCATCGTCTTTGGGGCGTGCTACGAGTGGAAGGGTCCGAAGGGGACGAAGCGCACGGCCTACGCGTTGCGCGCGCGCCAGGGCGAGCTCTTTGCGCTGGCCGCGCTCTGCGATCGGGCGGTCACGTCCGATGGTGGGGTCGTCGAGAGCTGTACGATGCTGACGCAGCCTGCGCTCGGCGCGTTCGCCCCGATTCACGACAGAATGCCCATTCTCGTCGGCGCGGCGCACTTCGGTGTGTGGGTTGACGGCAACGCGAGGACGGCGGACCTTCTCGAGGTTCTGCGGCGCGAGCAACAAGGGATGGCCGAAGCCCTCGAGGCTCGCATCGAAGATCCGGTGGAGTACGCCCGCGATCACGGCATGTCCAGAACGACGACGCCCGCACGAAAGCGGGCGTCCAAGGCGGATGATTCCGGGCAGGGCAGCCTCTTTTGA
- a CDS encoding AAA family ATPase encodes MAIRIAMFNHKGGVSKTTTTLHLAWMLARKGKRVLMVDADPQCNLTGLVLGYEGASEFENFYQTQATANFKAGLAPAFESQPVPLSAVARVKVPKRSGLELLPGHLALSEYEVTLGIAQELTGSIQTLKNLPGAISHLIDMTAAEMEADYVFVDMNPSLSSINQNILMTSDYFLIPCSPDFFSLLAIDSLASVIPKWWGWAERAHQLPVLRTAAYAFPTKVPRFLGTIISKYRPRDGRPTVDFQRWINQINGAVGAKLLPALTPGGMLVAQDKCDRVGLDLSRNLALIPDFNTLIAKSQKARTPVFALTKKQIKRGGVVLRKTIENRNAFKALFSELADRVIGLTS; translated from the coding sequence TTGGCGATCAGAATCGCGATGTTCAATCACAAGGGTGGCGTCAGCAAGACAACGACAACCCTTCATCTAGCGTGGATGCTTGCAAGAAAAGGAAAGAGGGTGCTGATGGTCGACGCAGACCCTCAATGCAATCTAACGGGGCTGGTGTTGGGTTACGAGGGGGCCTCGGAGTTTGAAAATTTTTACCAAACGCAGGCCACAGCGAACTTCAAGGCAGGGCTCGCACCCGCGTTCGAGTCGCAACCTGTCCCCTTATCCGCCGTAGCCCGCGTTAAGGTTCCGAAACGCAGCGGGCTTGAGCTGCTTCCAGGACATCTCGCGCTTTCCGAGTATGAGGTTACGCTCGGAATTGCGCAGGAGCTCACGGGATCGATTCAGACCCTAAAGAACTTGCCCGGCGCAATATCTCATCTGATTGATATGACGGCCGCGGAAATGGAGGCTGATTACGTTTTTGTGGATATGAATCCAAGTTTGAGTTCGATTAATCAGAATATCCTCATGACGAGTGACTATTTTCTGATACCGTGTTCGCCCGACTTCTTCTCGCTCTTGGCGATCGATTCGTTGGCCTCCGTGATTCCCAAGTGGTGGGGATGGGCCGAGAGAGCACATCAACTTCCGGTTCTCCGGACCGCAGCATATGCTTTCCCAACTAAGGTGCCGCGGTTTTTGGGAACCATTATATCTAAGTATAGACCTCGCGACGGCCGCCCGACAGTCGACTTTCAACGTTGGATAAATCAGATTAACGGCGCGGTTGGGGCCAAGCTTCTGCCCGCCCTGACGCCCGGGGGAATGCTTGTGGCACAGGATAAGTGTGACCGTGTTGGGCTCGATTTGTCACGAAACTTGGCTCTCATCCCCGATTTTAATACACTAATTGCAAAATCGCAAAAGGCGCGGACTCCTGTGTTTGCTCTAACAAAGAAACAAATAAAGAGAGGTGGCGTGGTCCTTAGAAAAACCATCGAAAATCGCAATGCGTTTAAGGCATTGTTTTCCGAGCTTGCCGACAGGGTTATTGGGCTGACGTCTTAG
- the vgrG gene encoding type VI secretion system tip protein VgrG — MQNLMSMFEGAVDTISFKLKAGKYGESALVVAGFRANEKLSQLFRFDVDVVVDPDVIPSLDDTLGEDAEFQILRDDTPLRTVRGIVEEVTPRRSTDRQRLITVKVVPKLAELQYTADTKIFQDMPVHDIVAELVKPHNIELEWRLDRRPEPRPYRVQKDETDYAFFCRILADAGISFHFASDEAKVMLVNSPKGYAPIDGEPELPYRETGGAVTVDHVGSIVRARGLRPGSVVMRDYDFKKSRGDLTARSEVEAPHTGENAPKREVFLFPGDYTDATEPGKTLAAIRLEESRSTAIAYHGQSSCMRLQVGRKFTVQQHLDDTFNQELLVTELRSSGQRAGVLADTGQGGQAPGFTCTFMGIPSKTRIRPERPPQPYAPSESARVVGPEKGTPFVDEFGRVKVQFFWDREGEWNEKSSCWLRVMTPAAAANRGIWFPPRVGDEVIVHYLNGDIDRPYVAGAIYNAQESQPQVLPSDASKSTIKSLTIPGGKGFNELTFEDRAGQEEIFLHAQKDRKTVVLHNHAETVGANQTSTVGANQSITVGANRSVTAGANETIDIGAHRKETVGAGEDVTIKKGRSHLIETGDDTLEVLVGNRNVKVQLADTHHAQSKVETIDVTYELKAGQSITLHHPGDAKLVLEAGVATVTTTSKIVLSNGASSITLDAGKVSISADDEVVIGAGKASMWLSKDGSIGMKGPKSVEAASASSALKLEPAKATLTGPMTDVVAKAIAKVVGALVKIN, encoded by the coding sequence ATGCAGAACCTGATGTCGATGTTCGAGGGTGCGGTCGACACGATCTCGTTCAAGCTCAAAGCGGGAAAGTACGGCGAATCCGCGTTGGTCGTCGCCGGCTTTCGCGCGAATGAAAAACTCTCGCAACTTTTTCGCTTCGATGTCGACGTGGTCGTCGACCCCGACGTGATCCCCTCCCTCGACGATACCCTCGGTGAAGACGCCGAGTTTCAGATCCTCCGCGACGACACCCCCCTGCGGACCGTGCGCGGGATCGTCGAGGAGGTGACGCCACGCCGCTCGACGGATCGGCAGCGGCTGATCACCGTCAAGGTGGTCCCGAAGCTCGCCGAGCTGCAATACACCGCCGATACGAAGATCTTCCAAGACATGCCCGTTCACGACATCGTGGCCGAGCTGGTGAAACCCCACAACATCGAGCTCGAATGGCGCTTGGACCGCCGACCAGAGCCACGCCCCTACCGCGTCCAGAAGGACGAAACGGATTACGCGTTCTTCTGCCGAATCCTCGCAGACGCGGGGATCTCGTTTCACTTCGCATCCGACGAGGCCAAGGTGATGCTCGTGAACAGTCCCAAGGGCTACGCGCCCATCGATGGAGAGCCCGAGCTGCCCTATCGGGAAACGGGGGGGGCGGTCACCGTCGACCACGTGGGGAGCATCGTCCGGGCTCGAGGCCTGCGCCCCGGTTCGGTCGTCATGCGGGATTATGATTTCAAAAAGTCGCGAGGCGATCTTACGGCGCGCAGCGAAGTCGAGGCTCCTCACACGGGCGAAAACGCCCCGAAACGCGAGGTATTTCTTTTCCCCGGCGACTACACGGATGCAACCGAGCCGGGAAAGACGCTCGCGGCCATTCGACTCGAGGAGTCGCGATCGACGGCGATCGCCTATCACGGTCAAAGTTCCTGCATGCGTCTTCAGGTCGGTCGCAAGTTCACGGTCCAGCAGCATCTTGACGACACCTTCAATCAGGAGCTGCTGGTCACCGAGCTGAGGTCGAGCGGCCAGCGGGCGGGCGTCCTCGCCGATACCGGCCAAGGCGGTCAGGCCCCGGGTTTCACATGCACGTTCATGGGCATTCCCAGCAAGACGCGGATCCGTCCCGAGCGCCCCCCGCAACCCTACGCGCCGTCGGAGTCGGCGCGCGTGGTGGGGCCAGAGAAAGGCACGCCCTTCGTCGACGAGTTCGGACGCGTCAAGGTCCAGTTCTTTTGGGATCGGGAAGGCGAATGGAACGAGAAGAGCTCCTGCTGGCTTCGCGTGATGACGCCCGCGGCAGCCGCCAATCGCGGCATCTGGTTTCCGCCGCGGGTCGGCGACGAAGTCATTGTCCATTACCTCAACGGTGACATCGATCGGCCGTACGTGGCGGGAGCCATCTACAACGCGCAGGAATCGCAGCCCCAAGTCCTTCCCAGCGATGCCTCCAAGAGCACGATCAAATCGCTAACCATTCCGGGCGGAAAGGGGTTCAACGAATTAACCTTCGAGGATCGCGCCGGCCAGGAAGAGATTTTCCTCCACGCGCAGAAGGACCGAAAAACCGTCGTCCTTCACAATCATGCGGAAACGGTGGGCGCGAATCAGACCAGCACGGTGGGCGCCAACCAAAGCATCACGGTCGGAGCCAATCGGTCCGTCACCGCGGGCGCCAATGAGACGATCGACATTGGAGCGCATCGCAAAGAAACCGTCGGCGCAGGCGAGGACGTCACGATCAAAAAAGGCCGCTCCCATCTCATTGAAACCGGCGACGACACGTTGGAAGTCCTGGTGGGCAATCGGAACGTCAAAGTTCAGTTGGCCGACACGCACCACGCACAATCGAAGGTCGAAACCATCGACGTCACCTACGAGCTCAAAGCCGGCCAGTCGATCACCCTTCACCATCCCGGAGACGCCAAGTTGGTGCTCGAGGCGGGCGTGGCGACCGTGACCACCACCAGCAAGATCGTGCTCTCGAACGGAGCGAGCTCCATCACACTGGACGCTGGCAAAGTCTCCATCTCTGCCGACGACGAGGTCGTGATCGGAGCAGGAAAGGCATCCATGTGGCTCAGCAAGGATGGAAGCATCGGCATGAAGGGGCCCAAGTCCGTCGAAGCCGCCTCGGCCTCCAGCGCGCTCAAACTTGAACCTGCGAAGGCAACGCTGACAGGCCCGATGACCGACGTGGTGGCCAAAGCCATCGCGAAGGTCGTGGGCGCCCTCGTAAAAATCAACTAA
- a CDS encoding tetratricopeptide repeat protein, with amino-acid sequence MKALIHDLVGRLRGFVEQDDKGLLVVEANDASNGLLIKMLDTIDQEGADVHWAFADDFGNAITFVDAVAYRVYVRRELANKALAKEAKPPWPDLPREASDRSNPPVQRMRALMLYARDLIPDLETMHLVWVLFPASIADPAGYRAFVLELMTHEFPVWFHHMRVLVRDDVARPALRDVASVMHAADWCAPPLGPDDIRKALEDEAANKNLPLDERVQAVLTLAGIDYAHARLPAALEKYRLASRYYAKTHQHALHALAINGMGEVYARGGDAESARRHFESALTPALYRLGQESDPGRVDAAPVLLNVSLNLGNLYLSQRRWSEAGSYYERARDIAHSMRNVHVKIQCIENIGACHYELAQYPEAAMAWDEGTALARAVQAEEHLRALLERQRAAYDKVGATDRRDAIEAELRNLGPSGSRS; translated from the coding sequence ATGAAAGCGTTAATCCACGATCTCGTGGGCCGCTTGCGCGGCTTCGTCGAGCAAGACGACAAAGGGCTTCTGGTCGTCGAAGCCAACGACGCTTCGAATGGCCTCCTGATCAAGATGCTCGACACGATCGATCAGGAAGGCGCGGATGTGCATTGGGCCTTTGCCGATGACTTCGGCAATGCCATCACGTTTGTGGATGCCGTCGCGTATCGCGTCTACGTCCGGCGCGAACTGGCCAACAAAGCCCTCGCCAAAGAAGCCAAGCCCCCTTGGCCGGACCTTCCGCGCGAAGCCAGCGATCGCTCCAACCCGCCGGTACAGCGGATGCGGGCGCTGATGCTGTACGCGCGCGACCTGATTCCCGATCTCGAGACGATGCACCTCGTATGGGTCCTGTTCCCGGCAAGTATTGCCGATCCGGCCGGGTATCGGGCGTTCGTGCTCGAGCTCATGACGCACGAGTTCCCCGTGTGGTTTCATCACATGCGCGTTCTGGTCCGCGATGACGTCGCGCGGCCCGCGCTCCGCGATGTTGCGAGCGTGATGCATGCGGCGGATTGGTGCGCGCCCCCACTCGGTCCCGACGATATCCGAAAGGCCCTCGAAGACGAGGCGGCCAACAAAAACCTCCCGCTCGACGAACGGGTCCAGGCCGTGCTCACACTCGCGGGCATCGACTACGCGCACGCGCGCCTGCCAGCCGCCCTCGAGAAATATCGCCTGGCCAGCCGCTACTACGCAAAGACGCACCAACATGCCCTGCATGCCCTGGCCATCAATGGTATGGGCGAAGTCTATGCGCGCGGCGGGGACGCCGAGTCGGCACGACGGCACTTTGAATCCGCCCTGACGCCGGCGCTGTATCGTTTGGGCCAGGAAAGCGACCCCGGACGCGTGGATGCCGCCCCCGTGCTGCTCAACGTGAGCTTGAACTTGGGTAATCTCTATCTATCGCAACGACGATGGTCGGAGGCTGGTTCGTACTACGAGCGCGCCCGCGATATTGCCCATTCGATGCGCAACGTTCACGTGAAGATCCAGTGCATCGAGAACATCGGCGCGTGCCACTACGAACTCGCCCAGTACCCCGAAGCCGCAATGGCGTGGGATGAAGGGACCGCGCTCGCGCGCGCCGTGCAGGCGGAGGAGCACTTGCGCGCCCTCCTCGAGCGGCAGCGCGCGGCGTACGACAAGGTCGGCGCCACCGATCGCCGCGACGCTATCGAGGCGGAGCTCCGAAATCTCGGGCCATCCGGGAGCCGATCATGA
- a CDS encoding PAAR domain-containing protein: protein MSDDPVIQALSLAVDDVRETDHVAAVTDAARNAVDPGLYGAALGEVVSNAVSPLRYQSQADRGPSPAPGEAPPPPPNPVRKLAEAAGGLMGLLGLPLELMNTGFAMVTAPLAALYPSLPAVTLGCLYVGPPHGHLHPPSFTPPATPAPVPLPSLGPVLLGCTPKVAICELPAARAGDLGLAVTCCGIMPMFEIFMGSSNVFFAGMRAARMGDLAKACLPSTGGPIRGLARAMMIAGAAVGAAGVAADAMDAAEGVGGPEMAAASAMAAGFDAAALAVDTAAQALAAAMGKDAAVPPSMGVMMVGMPTVLVGGFQMINFPDPVMLLLEKLMKRRKPNKPEAKDDDKEGTVGCTTCPTGKAP, encoded by the coding sequence ATGAGCGACGATCCGGTTATCCAAGCGCTCTCCCTGGCGGTCGACGATGTGAGGGAGACCGATCATGTGGCGGCGGTTACCGACGCCGCCCGAAACGCGGTCGACCCCGGATTGTACGGCGCCGCGCTCGGAGAAGTCGTGAGCAATGCCGTTTCGCCTCTGCGCTACCAATCGCAAGCGGACCGCGGGCCATCCCCCGCCCCGGGCGAAGCCCCTCCGCCACCCCCGAACCCCGTCCGCAAGCTCGCGGAGGCGGCGGGCGGGCTGATGGGTCTACTCGGATTGCCTTTGGAGCTCATGAACACGGGTTTCGCGATGGTCACCGCGCCCCTCGCCGCCCTCTATCCCTCATTGCCGGCGGTCACGTTGGGTTGCCTCTACGTGGGGCCGCCGCATGGTCATCTTCACCCACCGAGCTTCACGCCGCCTGCCACGCCGGCGCCGGTTCCACTCCCCAGTCTTGGTCCCGTGCTCCTTGGCTGCACCCCCAAGGTCGCCATATGTGAATTGCCCGCGGCGCGCGCGGGAGATCTCGGCCTCGCCGTCACGTGCTGCGGCATCATGCCGATGTTCGAAATATTCATGGGAAGCAGCAATGTCTTCTTCGCGGGTATGCGCGCCGCGCGGATGGGGGACCTCGCGAAGGCGTGCCTCCCGAGTACAGGGGGTCCCATCCGGGGACTCGCACGCGCGATGATGATCGCCGGCGCTGCCGTTGGCGCGGCCGGCGTGGCCGCCGATGCCATGGATGCGGCCGAGGGCGTCGGCGGGCCGGAGATGGCGGCTGCCTCGGCGATGGCGGCGGGGTTCGACGCCGCGGCGCTGGCCGTCGACACGGCCGCACAAGCGCTCGCCGCGGCGATGGGCAAGGACGCCGCGGTCCCTCCGTCGATGGGCGTCATGATGGTCGGAATGCCCACGGTGCTCGTGGGTGGCTTCCAAATGATCAACTTTCCCGACCCCGTCATGTTGTTGCTCGAGAAGCTGATGAAGCGCCGCAAGCCCAACAAGCCCGAGGCCAAAGACGATGACAAGGAGGGTACGGTTGGCTGCACAACCTGCCCCACGGGCAAAGCACCGTGA